From the genome of Palaemon carinicauda isolate YSFRI2023 chromosome 6, ASM3689809v2, whole genome shotgun sequence, one region includes:
- the upSET gene encoding microtubule-associated protein futsch isoform X2 encodes MSLVVHKLVLSPGGATTNAQNPTHHVTLAAYTQPPRSNVGETMGRSLDGSSSVSVSAPPSSSFYSSSSSKHSSSYNLPFVLQDHNYGAPPPPTPPQSPPPPPLPTASSPSPHYHSSSRQVSSQHQINHLSSSSSCSISTGNVAQHNHQQIHHSHILNQTHTLQHHHHNNQHHHPSHHPLQQQQQQRHQHQEQVQHQEHVHHQKSHVSHQQTVSSIIVPSPRVGIVTSANPPVATAAVAAASSTSVSSLCVSQHPLSVMPPHRQQFMPHPKGILFPSPHIPPLPLDLHHSPSAAVVASHPPPPPPPPLTSTIGPETDDDSRLSDRSSSVGPSGEETETAPEGEGDEQPVDDSITRCICEFSHDDGYMIQCDRCFVWQHVDCMEIDRDNIPDEYLCEACEPRHVDRFRARDLQIRRRQEIKAHLASSRTSALSRLSSSDSDDNLPMSNKSRGSGGKSTERKVVKKKKAKQIKDVKSNKKGSLCQVKKGSINNSCNNNNVPETDERERRILVKTRRRKSSSMSGCEGVSDDSVGPVERLRAWVEDYEKAVTNHYSPELRARVHAARINGVSPDLRASTQGALLGHRCKVVPNPHTLFDIFDSKILVAATRLTVNTAIAEYQGKYLLASQWNAQQSISGQVYFPYVLQYHMPKEGLSVCVDARTYGNDARFTRRSCKPNAEVRHVVERGSLHLYLVATRDIEEGEEVMIALETANSTVDLICCYPGEHVCLHSPPPKTEHSSPCHQTFSKKNGVFMISSSSKKTVRKLNLQPQLRMSKRTTSTDSRTSDVVPVIPPVQSSNPITPITPVKQRRTSGCGKSPVKSPSSSSTSSSPEDVCKEASHTTPPTTACTLSPDTPKAVDKQQQKMTREERKIAAYMKAFERMEKAAQRRQEMEKKKEEDKGKDSKDKDKKRTVVEGDDDDWEKNSSADESVRNTPNTDRSRRKGKKGRGKGSPQKRNSRIESTASDFTGDESSCASVGLMSPVSGTIEGIALNFNSPPQGGSNNTIGFRFPKTKKALMNEWLNETVDPVMPTVCSISVGDLPSGVPTCYMRSPATPLRRSVSVTQGTISSIQGTFLNLDMPGGSAKKRWLRQAISEESETPHFNGLCPSPNSRPDSPTGVGDYITPLKKRRLARESMSSEQSSTPPTTPVHLAAMEDDKSMEEMEAELEVASAKNKNEFGSEDQSPLIPLEKSIKPGSLRGFDTEERREITDNDEEEEEEENTNALGYEEVLPIKRTKEKRGKKMTKKSSSKSLSFRGVNSCRSDTNKVDIMEHHQTNPALSLGKENVEDPKRRDSEDEEMGKVAACSCKSEELEELNSKVVTKGGNKKYSVRNRRLNVGKKTKKQSEVGLRKSDRQHTFAKNNNETTKRKGKVQVQNVKVEANADAELEGEEIKKEPEEQVEIPLMTGTFKEESKLQIKEEASPVKVQIEDCDLFRKPSYLSAEENDEKHLDLKVKVKEELPQNNVSDSQTIGDGILEETKVKVKCEALKKEKEEKKEDLEVGSQVMERKDSVCTSDKGDKCVPHDCLYKDDLQFSREPKSCILSEEVPNRHSSEEKEAENVTDTEEEIRKEGIGNTLQDVENPESQKAMLDECTPGEDCEADPINREENEVSGREGLNSSSVEMSALKDSSFLSFDLGSKEQKVVRRKNTSTRKRTKCRVKRKPKDKVQKDCNDVKANFDASIGNESTSNDELLSCGELPSSLARNQLATSQRLPSTLEDESSLEITAKLTEDPFSKTSGASESRSPLERELEDGLTLESTCTPEVIRPCTPEIKGPCTPETKGPCTPETKGPCTPESKGPCTPESKGPCTPESKGPCTPESKGHRTPESKGPCTPESKGHRTPEVTGPFTPESKGHRTPEVTGPFTPESKGPCTPESKGPCTPESKGLCTPEITGPLTPESKGLLTPEITGPFTPKIKGPRTPEITRRCTSEIRGPRTPENKGPHTPEITGPHTPEITGPYTPEIKGPRTPEITGRCTPENKGPRTPEIAGRIPEITGPRTPENKGPRTPEVKGPRTPEGPAPSSPEESSDTPPSPRSPAAELERRMSPLYSKYDVEVNSVKDGVIKCRGPCTPLSEPPQSPAPSMEGVDDGEKIHEVSSADRDFLEDTDIPVTSSFTSAEVTSSQAKPAPVKRKLSILEYRKRKSVSSEVDGKGTAVSSSSSMPSSALLSFLARGSLDVEASNISVGSTAVLNIHSAVSSSQEGVPGVSPSSLSSLSKGGYLLDAESPPSPPSSSPPDLPLSPIQPLSLLLIPDVLDKSALREKPKEVRENVDYEENASKVTSTFLNVKNVSVNLCSKSEVHALSDSSTSDKKPGSGKINESNHLKNETLCSKLNNICSTRNSNIRTSNPKNLCKSSSKLNVSCKNKTVKNSKSSLVNVSMSSDVLGGSPSAAALSPSADVTWNAAPTLLERQRENLTERLRREFGLCVSDDEEKSDEDRERIHKRGKDKNLPPPPPPPTAPPKNSIFHGREVTVQKAACSSKIGAISSGSSVALSSSPGLQTVQPQSSCHRLPSGIQKTSHPGSHLPNIVGSSFTGVSIAPPLPVPPPNSAVSSSVAPGIGGLPISVALSAGPGPPSHPLPSSSSSSSSSLTSSTADVPGQVMSVPCAIAPSRGIPSGSLSVSTKSISGVQSLVGDATSRQHIPSVSNSGQMNKINLSTPVPLPPSPNSSYSLGPYPRNMYSNSPSGALAQNMPLYSPVRLSAPPPPPPPPPPPPPPHPSLNTEGSGSSLRQGLIAPVAVRHQQNSPIHGTPRGVAPTLGYGSGGYPGKLDCSASGTRGS; translated from the exons ATGTCGCTAGTGGTTCACAAGCTGGTGCTTAGTCCTGGTGGGGCCACCACCAACGCCCAAAACCCTACGCATCATGTTACCTTGGCTGCTTACACGCAACCACCAAG ATCCAATGTGGGAGAGACAATGGGCCGATCCCTGGATGGCTCATCAAGTGTATCTGTGAGTGCTCCTCCCTCGTCATCGTTTTACTCTTCGTCATCATCGAAGCACAGCTCATCGTATAACCTGCCGTTTGTGCTTCAAGACCACAATTATGGTGCGCCTCCACCCCCTACGCCACCACAATCCCCTCCCCCTCCGCCTCTACCCACCGCTTCGTCGCCATCTCCGCACTATCACAGTTCATCGCGCCAAGTATCTTCACAGCATCAGATTAATCATCTTTCTTCTAGTTCTAGCTGCAGCATCAGCACTGGCAATGTTGCACAGCATAACCATCAACAAATACATCATTCCCACATACTTAATCAGACCCATACATTAcagcatcatcaccataataaCCAGCATCATCATCCAAGTCATCATCCTctacagcagcaacagcagcaacgaCATCAACACCAAGAACAGGTTCAGCATCAAGAACATGTACATCACCAGAAGTCACACGTTTCTCACCAACAGACCGTTTCTAGCATCATAGTTCCGTCACCTCGAGTAGGAATCGTCACCTCCGCCAATCCTCCCGTAgctactgctgctgttgctgcggcaTCTTCGACGAGTGTGTCCAGCTTGTGCGTTTCCCAGCATCCTCTGAGTGTAATGCCACCACACAGACAGCAGTTTATGCCCCATCCTAAGGGAATTCTTTTTCCTTCCCCTCACATCCCACCTTTACCTTTGGACTTGCACCACTCTCCATCTGCTGCTGTTGTAGCTTCTCAtcctccaccccctcctcctccaccactcACCTCCACAATTGGGCCAGAAACGGATGACGATTCACGTTTGAGTGATCGCAGCTCTTCAGTCGGTCCATCGGGAGAAGAGACTGAAACTGCTCCAGAGGGGGAAGGAGATGAACAACCAGTGGACGACTCCATTACCCGTTGTATATGTGAATTTTCCCATGACGATGGATACATGATTCAGTGTGATAGGTGCTT TGTATGGCAGCATGTAGATTGTATGGAAATAGATCGTGACAATATACCTGACGAGTACTTGTGCGAGGCCTGCGAGCCTAGACATGTTGACCGATTCAGAGCCCGAGATTTGCAAATTCGAAGGCGCCAGGAAATCAAAGCTCATCTTGCCAG CAGTCGCACGTCGGCTCTTTCCAGGTTGTCCTCTTCCGATTCAGACGACAACCTCCCCATGTCTAATAAGAGTCGAGGCTCGGGAGGGAAGAGCACTGAGCGTAAAGTTGTAAAGAAGAAAAAGGCAAAGCAGATCAAAGAtgtaaaaagtaataagaaaggaTCTCTGTGCCAAGTTAAGAAGGGGAGCATCAACAATTCTTGCAATAACAATAACGTTCCGGAAACAGATGAGAGAGAGCGCAGAATTCTGGTCAAAACTCGAAGA AGAAAAAGTAGTAGTATGAGTGGCTGTGAAGGTGTCAGTGATGATTCTGTTGGCCCGGTGGAGCGGTTAAGAGCGTGGGTAGAAGATTACGAGAAAGCGGTTACGAATCATTATTCTCCGGAACTCAGGGCAAGAGTTCATGCTGCGCGTATCAACGGTGTCTCTCCCGATCTAAGAGCCTCTACACAAGGTGCATTGCTTGGACATCGATGCAAGGTGGTGCCAAATCCCCACACGCTCTTTGATATCTTTGATAGCAAG ATTCTTGTGGCAGCTACAAGGTTAACGGTGAACACTGCAATAGCGGAGTACCAAGGCAAATATCTGTTGGCTTCCCAGTGGAATGCCCAACAATCAATAAGTGGTCAAGTCTACTTCCCATATGTTCTTCAGTACCATATGCCCAAGGAAGGTCTCAGTGTATGTGTCGATGCCAGAACGTATGGCAACGATGCGAGATTTACACGAAGATCTTGCAAACCCAATGCGGAG GTACGACATGTTGTCGAAAGAGGGTCTCTACATCTTTACCTGGTAGCAACTAGAGACATAGAAGAAGGTGAAGAAGTTATGATAGCGCTGGAAACTGCAAATTCTACTGTAGACCTGATTTGCTGTTATCCTGGAGAACATGTTTGCCTTCATTCTCCACCTCCAAAGACGGAACATAGTTCTCCTTGTCATCAAACCTTCTCAAAGAAGAATGGGGTGTTCATGAT tagtagtagtagtaaaaagacTGTGAGAAAGCTAAACCTGCAACCCCAGCTGAGAATGAGCAAGCGAACCACCTCTACCGACAGTCGGACTTCTGATGTGGTTCCTGTTATTCCTCCCGTTCAGAGTAGTAACCCCATTACTCCCATCACCCCCGTGAAACAGAGACGAACGTCTGGGTGCGGGAAGTCGCCTGTCAAATCGCCCTCCAGTTCTTCTACCTCCAGTTCACCAGAGGATGTTTGCAAAGAGGCCAGTCATACTACTCCTCCAACTACAGCTTGTACCTTAAGCCCAGATACTCCCAAAGCAGTTGACAAACAGCAACAGAAAATGACCCGTGAAGAACGCAAGATTGCTGCGTACATGAAAGCGTTTGAAAGAATGGAAAAGGCTGCACAACGAAGACAAGAAATGgaaaagaagaaagaggaggacaAAGGCAAAGAttcaaaagataaagataaaaaaagaacagttgttgagggagatgatgatgattgggaaaAGAATAGTAGTGCTGACGAGAGTGTTAGAAACACCCCTAATACTGATCGCAGCCGACGTAAAGG aaaaaagggaAGAGGGAAAGGAAGCCctcagaagagaaacagccgtatCGAATCAACAGCATCTGACTTCACTGGTGATGAAAGTAGTTGTGCATCAGTGGGTTTGATGTCTCCCGTGAGTGGAACAATTGAGGGAATTGCACTCAACTTTAACTCGCCACCGCAAGGTGGATCCAATAATACTATTGGGTTTAG ATTTCCGAAGACCAAAAAAGCACTAATGAACGAGTGGCTAAACGAAACCGTCGATCCCGTTATGCCTACTGTGTGCAGTATTAGTGTCGGAGATCTTCCTTCCGGAGTTCCCACCTGCTACATGAGATCTCCTGCCACTCCCCTCCGGCGATCGGTGTCCGTCACTCAAGGAACAATCAGCAGTATCCAAGGAACATTTCTCAACCTGGACATGCCAGGTGGTTCGGCCAAGAAGCGTTGGCTGAGACAAGCCATCAGTGAGGAATCAGAAACACCGCATTTCAATGGCCTTTGTCCAAGTCCCAATAGTAGGCCAG ATTCCCCCACTGGTGTTGGCGATTACATAACGCCCCTGAAGAAAAGACGACTAGCACGAGAGTCTATGTCTTCTGAACAGTCCTCTACCCCACCTACTACACCTGTCCATTTagctgcaatggaagatgataaaaGTATGGAGGAG aTGGAAGCAGAACTTGAGGTAgcatcagcaaaaaataaaaatgaatttggcTCTGAGGATCAGTCTCCTTTAATACCATTGGAGAAGTCTATTAAACCTGGCTCTCTCAGAGGTTTTGATACCgaagagaggagagagatcacagacaatgatgaagaggaggaggaagaggaaaacaCAAATGCTCTTGGGTATGAAGAGGTGTTGCCGATAAAGAGGACCAAAGAGAAACGAGGAAAGAAAATGACAAAGAAATCTTCCTCCAAATCTCTTTCCTTCCGAGGTGTAAATTCTTGTAGGTCTGATACAAACAAGGTGGATATCATGGAACATCACCAGACCAACCCAGCTTTATCTCTGGGGAAGGAGAATGTTGAAGATCCCAAAAGAAGGGATAGTGAAGATGAAGAAATGGGAAAGGTCGCAGCATGTTCCTGTAAGTCGGAGGAGTTGGAAGAATTGAATTCTAAGGTGGTTACTAAGGGAGGTAACAAAAAATATTCAGTTAGAAACAGAAGATTAAATGTGGGGAAAAAAACTAAGAAACAATCGGAGGTTGGCTTAAGGAAGAGTGATAGGCAACATACATTCGCcaaaaataacaatgaaacaacaaaaagaaaagggaaggtGCAAGTACAAAATGTGAAGGTCGAAGCAAATGCTGATGCTGAATTAGAGggagaagaaattaaaaaagagCCTGAGGAACAGGTTGAAATTCCTCTAATGACTGGGACATTCAAAGAAGAAAGCAAGCTACAAATAAAGGAAGAAGCTTCTCCTGTTAAAGTACAAATCGAAGATTGTGATCTTTTTCGGAAGCCTAGTTATTTATCAGCTGAAGAGAATGATGAAAAGCACCTTGACTTAAAAGTAAAGGTGAAGGAAGAATTGCCACAAAATAACGTGAGTGATAGCCAGACGATTGGTGACGGTATCCTTGAGGAAACGAAAGTAAAAGTAAAGTGTGAAGCACTGAAAaaggagaaagaggaaaaaaaggagGATTTGGAGGTTGGAAGCCAGGTTATGGAGCGCAAGGATTCAGTATGCACGTCAGACAAAGGCGACAAGTGTGTCCCCCATGATTGCCTATATAAAGATGATCTTCAGTTTTCCAGAGAGCCAAAGAGTTGTATACTCTCAGAGGAAGTACCTAACAGACATAGCAGTGAAGAAAAAGAAGCTGAAAATGTTACAGACACTGAAGAGGAAATTAGGAAAGAGGGAATTGGTAACACCTTGCAAGATGTAGAAAATCCAGAGTCACAAAAGGCTATGCTGGATGAATGCACACCAGGTGAGGATTGTGAAGCAGATCCAATTAATAGAGAAGAAAATGAGGTTTCTGGAAGGGAAGGTCTCAATTCCAGTTCTGTAGAAATGTCAGCATTGAAGGATTCCAGTTTTCTTAGTTTTGATTTAGGTTCAAAGGAGCAAAAAGTGGTTAGAAGAAAGAATACCTCCACAAGGAAGAGAACAAAATGTAGGGTGAAGAGAAAGCCAAAGGACAAGGTTCAGAAAGATTGTAATGATGTAAAGGCTAATTTTGATGCTTCTATTGGAAATGAAAGTACTTCTAATGATGAGTTGTTGAGTTGTGGGGAATTACCATCATCTCTAGCAAGAAATCAACTGGCGACATCCCAAAGATTGCCATCAACTCTGGAAGATGAGTCCAGTCTAGAGATAACAGCAAAATTAACAGAGGATCCTTTTAGTAAAACTTCGGGGGCCAGTGAATCAAGGTCACCTCTGGAGAGGGAACTGGAAGATGGATTGACATTAGAATCTACATGCACTCCTGAGGTCATAAGACCTTGCACACCTGAGATCAAAGGACCTTGTACACCTGAGACCAAAGGACCTTGTACACCTGAGACCAAAGGCCCTTGTACACCTGAGAGCAAAGGACCTTGTACACCTGAGAGCAAAGGACCTTGTACACCTGAGAGCAAAGGACCTTGTACACCTGAGAGCAAAGGACATCGTACACCTGAGAGCAAAGGACCTTGTACACCTGAGAGCAAAGGACATCGTACACCTGAGGTCACAGGACCTTTTACACCTGAGAGCAAAGGACATCGTACACCTGAGGTCACAGGACCTTTTACACCTGAGAGCAAAGGACCTTGTACACCTGAGAGCAAAGGACCTTGTACACCTGAGAGCAAAGGACTTTGTACACCTGAAATCACAGGACCTTTAACACCTGAGAGCAAAGGACTTCTTACACCTGAGATCACAGGACCTTTTACACCTAAGATCAAAGGACCTCGTACACCTGAGATAACTCGTCGTTGTACATCCGAGATCAGAGGCCCTCGTACACCCGAGAACAAAGGACCTCATACACCCGAGATCACAGGACCTCATACACCCGAGATCACGGGACCTTATACACCCGAGATTAAAGGACCTCGTACACCTGAGATCACTGGTCGTTGTACACCCGAGAACAAAGGACCTCGTACACCTGAGATTGCAGGTCGTATACCCGAGATCACAGGACCTCGTACACCCGAGAACAAAGGACCTCGTACGCCAGAGGTCAAAGGACCTCGCACACCTGAAGGACCAGCTCCTTCAAGTCCTGAAGAGTCCTCTGACACACCTCCAAGTCCAAGATCACCTGCAGCAGAGTTGGAAAGAAGAATGTCTCCACTGTATTCAAAGTATGATGTGGAGGTAAACAGTGTAAAGGATGGAGTTATAAAGTGTAGAGGTCCATGCACTCCGCTCTCTGAACCCCCACAGTCACCAGCACCATCAATGGAAGGAGTAGATGATGGTGAAAAGATACACGAAGTGTCCTCAGCAGATAGAGATTTTTTAGAAGACACTGACATACCTGTGACTTCATCGTTTACATCAGCAGAAGTAACTTCCTCTCAAGCTAAGCCTGCACCGGTGAAAAGAAAG CTGTCTATTTTGGAGTACCGCAAAAGAAAAAGTGTCAGCAGCGAAGTTGACGGAAAAGGGACAGCCGTTTCATCATCGAGCTCCATGCCATCCTCTGCATTATTGTCCTTCTTAGCCAGAGGTAGCCTTGATGTAGAAGCCTCTAATATTTCTGTTGGGTCAACAGCTGTGTTGAATATACATTCGGCCGTTTCATCCTCTCAAGAGGGAGTACCAGGGGTCTCTCCCTCGTCATTATCATCACTCTCCAAAGGAGGCTACCTTCTGGACGCTGAATCTCCTCCCTCACCTCCATCCTCGTCTCCCCCTGATCTCCCGCTCTCCCCGATCCAGCCGTTGTCCCTCCTGCTGATCCCAGATGTCCTAGACAAGTCTGCTTTGAGAGAAAAGCCTAAAG AGGTGAGGGAAAATGTTGATTATGAAGAAAATGCCTCAAAGGTAACCAGCACATTTCTAAATGTGAAAAATGTTAGTGTTAATTTATGTAGTAAAAGTGAAGTTCATGCCCTGAGTGACAGCAGTACAAGTGATAAAAAACCTGGAAGTGGTAAAATAAATGAGAGcaatcatttgaaaaatgaaacttTGTGCTCGAAATTAAACAATATTTGCTCTACTAGAAACAGCAATATCAGAACGAGTAATCCTAAAAATTTATGTAAATCTTCAAGCAAATTAAATGTTAGTTGTAAGAATAAGACTgttaagaacagcaaaagctcCTTGGTAAATGTTTCTATGTCAAGTGATGTTCTTGGAGGTTCTCCGTCTGCTGCTGCGCTCTCTCCCTCCGCCGATGTCACATGGAATGCAGCCCCCACTTTGCTCGAGCGTCAGCGGGAAAACTTAACTGAAAGACTCCGAAGAGAATTTGGATTGTGTGTCTCGGATGACGAAGAGAAATCGG ATGAGGATAGAGAAAGAATTCACAAACGGGGAAAAGACAAGAACctccctcctccaccaccacctcctACAGCTCCTCCAAAGAACTCTATATTCCATGGGCGTGAAGTCACTGTTCAGAAAGCAGCCTGCTCTTCAAAAATAGGTGCAATATCCTCTGGTTCCAGTGTTGCCTTAAGTAGCAGTCCTGGATTGCAAACTGTTCAACCTCAAAGTAGTTGCCACAGGTTGCCATCTGGGATACAAAAGACATCACATCCAGGATCACATTTACCAAATATTGTTGGGTCATCCTTTACCGGTGTAAGTATTGCTCCTCCATTACCTGTACCACCACCAAATTCAGCAGTGTCGAGTTCTGTGGCTCCTGGCATTGGTGGATTGCCGATCTCTGTAGCATTGTCTGCTGGACCTGGTCCCCCATCCCATCCATTACCGTCATcatcttcttcatcctcttcctcattGACATCTTCAACAGCGGATGTCCCTGGGCAAGTAATGTCTGTTCCTTGTGCTATTGCTCCATCTAGAGGAATTCCATCAGGTTCTTTGTCTGTTTCAACAAAATCTATATCAGGAGTGCAGTCCCTGGTTGGTGATGCAACTTCACGACAACATATACCTTCTGTTTCTAATTCTGGACAGATGAATAAGATTAATCTATCAACACCAGTACCGCTGCCCCCTTCTCCGAATTCTTCGTACTCTCTTGGACCTTATCCAAGAAATATGTATTCGAATTCACCCAGTGGAGCTCTCGCTCAAAATATGCCTCTCTATTCGCCAGTTAGATTGAGTGCTCCTCCtccgccaccaccaccacctcccccaccccctcctcctcacCCATCCCTTAATACAGAGGGCAGTGGCTCCAGTTTGCGACAGGGTCTGATCGCTCCTGTTGCTGTAAGGCATCAACAAAACTCTCCTATTCATGGCACGCCACGGGGAGTAGCTCCGACTTTGGGGTATGGCAGTGGAGGGTATCCTGGGAAATTAGATTGCTCTGCCTCAGGTACCCGGGGGTCGTGA